Part of the Triticum urartu cultivar G1812 chromosome 2, Tu2.1, whole genome shotgun sequence genome, ggggcgatcgggaccgtgtcgcatgttgggtttatatttcattttggcgccgtagtcgggccatgagtgtttgaatgtcgTAATGCTATTTACGTActttgattgatgtggcgagtgtaagccaactatgtcgctccccttttattatctatattacatgggatgttgtgaagattgcctaacttgcgacattgctttcaatgcggttatgcctctaagtcgtgcctcgacacgtgggagctatagccgcatcgagggtgttacaagttggtaattagaGTCTTCCCTGatcttaggagcccccattgcttgatgtTTTTAGCGACTAGACAATGATCTGCTGAAGAAAGAATAGGGTCCTACTATCATGTCAAAAAAAATTGAGAAAAAGAAAACCAGGTCCGAGGCATGTTTTTTTTGCGAACTAGTAGGTCCGAGGCATGTATGATCCGGTTAAAAATTGTGAGCCACGCTCTGTCCCTGTGAGAGGatggctggtcatagtgggacTAGTGTGTGTTGTGTGCGGTGGTAGGGTGAGTTTATATCGGTCTACTCGGATGTAACGCGGTGATGATTCTTatattgtatatatatatatatatatatatatatatatatatatgtacatatatatatatatatgtatatatatatggcAGCATATCTCGTGAATCCAAGCTTATTGTGTATCCATGTATCCCTGTGATCTCAGCCATTAACACTAAATCATGCGCCTCCCGTGCAGCAACAGGAACATTTACAATTAGCCGCCCGCTTTTGGACCTAACAACCATTTATTTTGCAGCAAACTCCCGAAAGTCCGTCCTCCACGATCCTCAACCGAGGTCCCCATGTCGTTTCGTGCTGCCCCAAATCCTCTGATCCTCTGCAGCCAAATCCCGCACGCCGTCGCTCCAAAATCTAAATCCCAACCCAAAGGCCTCATACGATAGAAACCTTGGGCTAGACGGCCCCCATGAAGTCCTTTGGCGACGGCAACCAAGAAGCGACGACAACAGCGACCAGCGACAGCAACGGAGATCCGGTGGCCGTCTCAACGACGAAGCCATGGCGAATTGATGGTTCCGCGACGGTGACAACTCGTCCCAAATGCGGCGCCAACACCCCCAAAATACCCTCCTCCAACCACGACAGTCCCGATGTTGTAGCATGACGTCTGTAGGAAGCTGTTTGTTGACTGTAGCAGATGTATTGGTGCGATGCTTAATGGGATGCTTAATGCTGCATGCTTAATTGCTTTGCTTATAGCCTGTAGCCTGTAGAGATGTAGGCTGCCGAAGATGTACTTAGTGCAGTGCTTGTATCCTATAGCATGTCAGTTTGCTTATATCCTGAAGCTGTAGGCTGTAGTAACAGATTGTACTAGTGCAATTCTTGCCCACATAGTCATGTTAGTGAAATTCCTGTCAGTTTGCTTGGCATTTGGCAAAAAATAAGCCCTTCTCTGCTACTGTGAAAAATTTCTGTGACTAGTTCAGTTATGCATTGTTAAAAAATTGGTGACTTCATGTGGTCAAAACATGTAGTGATCAGTAACCTTTTGACTTAAAGGAAGTGGTCTGCAACAGCATTGTCCGGTTTTGAGATCAATGCCATAAGCAAAAAGTCAGTATGAGAGGTTCCCATGAAGTGACTAGATCCATTATGTGTTGAAACTTTCTGAGTTATCGTGGTTGAAGCAAATACTGTTCAGTAAAGCTTCTGAACTATGAGAAGTGGCTTGCGATGTGTTTGTTCAGTTTTGAGATCAAACATATAAGCGATGCGACACTATGAAAAGTTTATTGAACATTTGCCCTAGGTCTTGGTTGATCAAATAAATTGACAAAACTGCATTGTTTGTCCTTGTACGATGCTAGTCTGAGGAAAAATAttggtgcaacagcaagcatGGTCAACATTTGAAATCCTGAACTTCAGCTTCATATTTAACCATCTAACGGATATGAAGGGGCAATAAAAATGCATGTACTGCCACTATACAGCCTCTCAAGTTACATAGAAACCAGAAATGTCATCATGCTTCACTTGGTAGAAAAACATTAAGTGGATACATATGTTCAATATTCTGTAACAATTTGACAAGCATCAAAACTTGTCAGAAATCAACTAAACTTTAATTGGATATAACACAAATTCTGATCCATTATATGACTTCAGTATATCAAATTGCAAATAATATAACATAGATTAAATCATTATTTTCTTGGACAATTTTTCATATCAGGAAGCACCATTTGGTTGCACATCTTCCGCAATCAAGCTCCTTTTCCCTTGAATAGTTTTGCTTGGACAATTGCGACTATCATGAAACACCATTTGCTTGCATGTCTTGCACAAGCGTGCAACCTTTAACTTCGCTTCTTTGTCCTTCCTTTTCCTATCACCCTCCTTGATCTCCTTTCCACTCTTTATTCTTTTGCATCTCCCCACGGTACGAACATCAGTTGGTGGATGTATATCAACTTCTGTAGGAATATTACAACCAATAAAAGCCTCATATTCGTCTTGCCTAGTGTTCTGTGTGGCTGCAGGGACCATTTGGTCTAAAGGCGCCTCAATGCTCAACACACTTGATGTTAAGAAGTCCATGCCTTCATTTGAGTGCTTTGCCTTTTGAATCAACTCTTCCATCTTATCACGTACAGTCGAAATCTTCTTTCTCGTGGCTGCATCTAGTGAATCTGTGGGCTTTTCTTCTAGTAGGTTCCCCTGTTCATCATAAACATTCTCCCTGCAAAGGAAATAAGATATTGTTAGTCCTATGATTTTGAAATTAGAATAAGAAATTGATTGGCATGCATTTTTTACCTCTTGCACCGTTTCTGCCATCTTTTCATAATGTAATAGTTGGGAAGTTCATTTTGGTTCTCAATCCTCAACACTTGGATAATATGTCGACATGGAATACCGATTGACTCAAATAACTTGCACGGACAATTTGCTATCATGGTTGTAGTGTCATAGGAGACCTCCCTAACCTTACCAGATCGACCTCTCAGGGTCACCGTTTTTAACCCCACACCTTGTGTAATACCCTGAACACAACAATGATCTCTAGCAGCAATAACTTGTAGCTGAAATTTCTCGAATACCTCATATGTGAATACCTCACTACCTTGTTTCTCCATTGTCCATGGCGTAAATAGTTGTGGGGTGGTATGCATGCTTCTGTTGTCTGCCATTAATTCTTCCTCACGTTGGCATTCTAAAGCTGTGTCGAACCTAAGCCAGAACTCAACAaaagcaagcctacgatgaatGAAACGGTTGAAAAAAGAATTTGCACTTTCTGACCTTGAAGTGGTTTCGAGACAAGCCGCAAGAGATATATCCATCATTAAAGTGTGGTATCCATGTATCTCTAATGGTAAACCTCTTAGCTAACCACTCCGTTATCCTCCAATCCAAAATCTGTAATGATGGAATTCCATTGTGACTCAAACTCATTGTTGAAGTTTCCGAACCCCAAACACATGAGTTCAATCTCGTCCAAAATTCAGAATCTTCTCTAATCACAGGTCAACTTTTTCTGGAACCTTTTCCATTATATGCCACATGCATAAGCCTATGCATAGTGGCTTGGAAGAACTTTGTCAATACCATTCTTGATGCTAGCAGCTTCATCAGTTATGATGAGTCTAGGTGCTACCCCTCCCATTGCTTTTAGGAAGGGTCTGAAATAACCAAATGTATGACTCATCCTTCTCATTTGATAAGAATCCAGCACCAAAAAAGACACTTTGTAAGTGATGATTAACCCCTGTAAATGGTGCAAATATCATGTTGTACTGATTAGTGGTGTATGTAGAATCAAGGATATCACATCACCAAAGTGACTATAGTTCTTCCTGCCTTGTGGCATCCGCCCAGAACACACGCAATAGCTTCCCCTCATCATTCACGTCAAAATCATAGAAAAATGCTGAATTCACTTCCTGCTTTCTAGCTAATTGGGCCACAAACATTTGAGCATCTGCGTCTCTGATTTTATACCTGAGTCCGCGATAGTAATTTTGCAAGTCCCTCTTTGTGCACCCAGCATTCGGAATTCCACCCTCGCTAACTTGCAGGAGCCTGTATGCCTGGGAGGTTCCAATGCTTGCCTTATGACATGTGTATAAAGTATTCTTTGCCCTCTCACTAACTCTACGATTGGAATCTGATCAAATGACGCTTATAGGTGATACAAGACCATGAACATGCTCAATCCCATGAGTCTATCTTGTAGGTGTTGTCCCCACAAAGTCTAACAAAGATATGGGCATCACAACCGCATCGCGTATTCTGTCTGCTTACGTCTTTTCCTCAAGGGGTCATTAATCTCCTTAATATCTTTTGACTTGAATCCTTCTCTACTACACATGAAACGCTTAGTCCGGACCACCTTATTCTCAATCTTTTTCTGTTGTCCGATTACGAACACCAAAACCTGATTCATGTGCATATGCCTTGTAGAACTTCTCACGGCCTCGAGTCCTTCAAATGTCATACCCACTTTAGGCTTCAAGTGCTCATCACATTCAGGTGTAAAAGATGAAGACTGCAATGTCAAGAATAAACGGAATAAGTAAATTTTCATGTGTTCAGTATTTTTTTGGCAAATGCATGCATAGTTTGCAGTTAGTGAACTGACTTACAAAGAGAGGTATGGTTGTGTTCTTTTTGGGCGTACTAAATCCCCCGGGGCTCATATGCATTTGAATGTTATTGATTGGATCCATACTTCTGCACATGTAGCTACACAATTAGCCTTGCAAAATACACTATGTATACACAAGGACTGAATTTGTCGGTTgttttacctcaaagttttgatGCCCACGTGTCTCTGATTGCAAGGGGTACTTGCTACTTGTCCGTGTCTAGTCGCCGCTGCAGCAGAATATTTCAGTTATACATGAGATGGATCAGATCGGGGAAGTACAAGCATGGGGCACTTGTTGGTGCTTATCTGGTTTGTGTTAAGTGTTAACATGGGAGTAGAGGAGCACGTAAAGGATTGGGATGCTACCTGCATGGGGGCGGCCGGGTGGGTGCCGGTGCACGTCAGGATCAAGTCGATCCAGATCAGACGTATGTGCagttcggcggcggcggcggcgcacgaCGCATACAGAAGTTGGGGTATTGTTGCAAAATTAAGTTGCTGCTTTTAGTCAGAGGGCGGGCGTGTAAGTGTAAAATTACCGCAAACTCTGATAATTCATACGATTAAGATCGTGGGGGTGAAAAGAAAGGGATACACGGACACACAAATAGCTCGGATTCACGAGATATGctgccatatatatatatatatatatatatatatatatatatatatatatatatatatatatatatatatatataaagccGGCAACCCTTTTTTGTCAGTAACATGCATATGCTTTTTTATGGAATAAAGCAAGGTTAATAGTATAGCTAGCTGTTGGCTATATATTTTTGCGGAAAATAGGGAGATTTCATAACTCAAGGCGGCTTTTCAGCTGTACACAAGTTTACAACTTCGTATGTGCCAATACAAACCAAATGGCAGTACGCGGTGTACTACGCCCATAGGCTACGAGGCTACGACTATTTTTTTTAGTGCGCCTAATATGGGTAATCTATAGCTCCCATTGGGTCCTCTAAAATCATTGACTAGATGTCTCGCAAAAGTGTCTTGTATCTTGAGCGGTCCCCAGGACTCGCGGTTAACATCGAGACTGCCTAAGCATAGTCCAACTCAATGGCGGTGGGTAAGATAGTTGGGTGAAGAGCAAAATCAAGGCCTTCTTTACACGCCATAAGCTCTGCCTCTAGTCCATCATTGCTgttggctatatgatgttgtcaTCAATTTTATAGCTGGCAAGTATAATAGTTAGATATAAATATATACTACTTTATTGATTTATGACCCACAACACTCTCACAAAAGTCTATAGGAGCACGATTGTAGCttgcttctcttctcatttctttTATCTTTTCTCCAACTTGACaaaaatatactccctccgttccttgatataaggtgtatagatttTTTAGAAAAAGTTTGAAATATAAGGTGTCTTGTGTTGCACCACTCGTTTGAATAAATTTTTTAGGGATTTGATTATATTTGCTTATATTAGGCAAACTCCTCTATTTTCTCATGTCAATTAGTCAGGTGTAATCTCGCCCGAAACTTGTGAAATTTTCACTCCATGTGCGTTCTTTAATTTTCGTGtcaaaaactatacaccctatatttaggaatggagggagtattatttaAAGCCTTACAGTCGTCTACATTATTTTATTGTACTTGCTTTAACATGCCCATGTTACTACCTCAA contains:
- the LOC125534287 gene encoding protein FAR1-RELATED SEQUENCE 5-like, producing MADNRSMHTTPQLFTPWTMEKQGSEVFTYEVFEKFQLQVIAARDHCCVQGITQGVGLKTVTLRGRSGKVREVSYDTTTMIANCPCKLFESIGIPCRHIIQVLRIENQNELPNYYIMKRWQKRCKRENVYDEQGNLLEEKPTDSLDAATRKKISTVRDKMEELIQKAKHSNEGMDFLTSSVLSIEAPLDQMVPAATQNTRQDEYEAFIGCNIPTEVDIHPPTDVRTVGRCKRIKSGKEIKEGDRKRKDKEAKLKVARLCKTCKQMVFHDSRNCPSKTIQGKRSLIAEDVQPNGAS